The Anguilla anguilla isolate fAngAng1 chromosome 4, fAngAng1.pri, whole genome shotgun sequence genome has a window encoding:
- the gad2 gene encoding glutamate decarboxylase 2, which yields MASHGFWSLGAENAGDNSNQSPSTPRAWCQAAAQKFSGGIGSKICALLNVGEAEKPADPAVKQTEVEPETCSCNKPCNCSKTNVGFSDLYSTDLLPATNGDVKTLNFLQEVVDILLAYIVESFDRSTKVIDFHYPNELLQSNNWELSDDPETLDDILLTCRATLKYAIKTAHPRYFNQLSTGLDMVGLAADWLTSTANTNMFTYEVAPVFVLLEYVTLKKMREIIGWPEGRGDGIFSPGGAISNMYAMLLARFKMFPEVKEKGMSSVPRLAAFTSEHSHFSIKKGAAALGIGTDSVICIKVDERGKMIPSDLERRIVEAKQKGHVPFFVSATAGTTVYGAFDPLIAIADICQKHSVWMHVDGAWGGSLLMSRKHRWKLNGVERANSVTWNPHKMMSVPLQCSALLVREEGLMQSCNQMHACYLFQTDKHYDLSYDTGDKALQCGRHVDIFKLWLMWRAKGTIGFEAQIDKCLELSEYLYNKIKDREGYEMVFNGKPQHTNVCFWYLPPGVRYLEDKEERQKRLHKVAPVIKARMMEYGTTMVSYQPQGDKVNFFRMVISNPAATLEDIDFLIEEIERLGQDL from the exons ATGGCATCACACGGTTTTTGGTCTCTTGGAGCTGAAAATGCGGGTGACAACAGCAACCAAAGCCCCAGCACAC CAAGAGCTTGGTGTCAGGCGGCGGCACAAAAATTTTCAGGAGGCATCGGATCAAAAATATGTG CTCTGCTTAATGTTGGAGAGGCCGAGAAACCAGCGGACCCTGCCGTCAAGCAAACCGAGGTTGAGCCAGAGACCTGCAGCTGCAACAAACCTTGCAATTGTTCCAAAACGAATGTTGGTTTCTCAGATCTCTATTCAACAG atCTACTTCCCGCTACGAACGGGGACGTTAAGACATTGAATTTTCTTCAAGAGGTTGTGGACATTTTGCTGGCATATATTGTGGAGTCGTTTGACAGGTCAACAAAAGTAATTGATTTTCATTATCCAAATGAATTGCTTCAATCGAACAACTGGGAACTGTCGGACGATCCAGAAACACTGGACGACATTTTACTTACTTGTCGTGCTACTCTGAAATACGCCATAAAAACAG CTCATCCGAGATACTTCAATCAGCTTTCCACCGGATTAGATATGGTCGGTTTAGCAGCTGACTGGCTAACGTCAACTGCCAACACAAATAT GTTCACCTACGAGGTCGCACCGGTTTTTGTGCTGCTGGAGTAcgtgacactgaaaaaaatgaggGAGATCATTGGTTGGCCGGAAGGTCGAGGGGATGGAATATTCTCACCAG GTGGCGCCATCTCTAATATGTATGCAATGCTGCTGGCTCGATTCAAGATGTTTCCTGAAGTGAAGGAGAAAGGAATGTCATCGGTTCCAAGGCTGGCTGCGTTCACATCTGAACAC AGTCACTTCTCAATCAAGAAAGGGGCTGCTGCTCTGGGGATTGGCACCGACAGTGTCATTTGCATCAAGGTCGACGAGAG AGGTAAAATGATACCATCGGACCTCGAGAGAAGAATAGTTGAAGCCAAACAAAAG GGCCATGTGCCATTTTTCGTCAGCGCCACCGCCGGCACCACCGTGTACGGAGCCTTCGACCCCCTCATCGCCATCGCCGACATTTGCCAGAAGCACAGCGTGTGGATGCATGTGGAC GGAGCCTGGGGAGGAAGTCTGCTCATGTCTCGCAAGCACAGGTGGAAACTTAATGGAGTCGAAAG AGCCAACTCAGTAACATGGAACCCCCATAAGATGATGTCTGTGCCCTTGCAGTGCTCAGCCCTCCTGGTCAGAGAAGAG GGCCTGATGCAGAGCTGCAACCAGATGCATGCCTGCTACCTTTTCCAGACGGACAAGCACTATGACCTCTCCTACGACACCGGGGACAAGGCACTGCAGTGCGGCCGCCACGTTGACATCTTTAAACTGTGGCTTATGTGGAGGGCTAAG GGCACTATTGGGTTCGAGGCTCAAATTGACAAATGCTTGGAGCTTTCAGAGTACCTGTACAATAAGATCAAGGACAGAGAGGGGTATGAGATGGTGTTCAATGGAAAA CCGCAGCACACCAACGTGTGTTTCTGGTACCTTCCGCCTGGCGTTCGCTATTTGGAGGACAAAGAGGAGCGGCAGAAGCGGCTGCATAAG